The nucleotide window CTGAAAGGTCAAAAGCAATAATGCCCGAAGCTTTTGCCTTATTGATAAAAATTTCCTCAGTCATAGCTTATTAAAAATTCATGTTAACTATCTTATTTTTGACAACGCTTCTTCATATTTTTTCTCAACGGCAGACCAATCCAGTACAGACCAGAAGGCATCCAGATAATCTGCACGTTTATTCTGATAGTTCAGATAATAAGCATGTTCCCATACATCTATTCCAAGAATCGGAAAACCTCTGTTCATCGAAAGAATGTCCATCATCGGGTTATCCTGGTTAGGAGTAGAACTGATGGCCAGAGATCCGTTGAATTTTACGTACAGCCACACCCATCCTGAACCAAACTGAGCCAGACCGGCTTTTTTCATTCCTGCTTTAAGTTCTTCCAGACTTCCAAAAGTGGCTGTAATGTCATCATGAAGCATACCTTCAGGATTCAGCTTAGGTTCAGGAGAAAGAATTTCCCAGAATAAAGAGTGATTATAATGTCCGCCTCCGTTATTTCTTACAGCTGGACTGTACTCACTGATCCTTTGCAGTAGCGAATCAAGATCAGCATTAGTTTCATTGGTTTGTTCCAGCGCTGCATTCAAATTATCTACATAAGCCTGGTGGTGTTTCTGATGATGAATCGTCATTGTTTCTTTA belongs to Chryseobacterium gleum and includes:
- a CDS encoding superoxide dismutase yields the protein MNPFTLPQLPYAYDALAPFIDKETMTIHHQKHHQAYVDNLNAALEQTNETNADLDSLLQRISEYSPAVRNNGGGHYNHSLFWEILSPEPKLNPEGMLHDDITATFGSLEELKAGMKKAGLAQFGSGWVWLYVKFNGSLAISSTPNQDNPMMDILSMNRGFPILGIDVWEHAYYLNYQNKRADYLDAFWSVLDWSAVEKKYEEALSKIR